TTCAATATATCAAGTTTGTAGCCCACAGGAGCGAGATGGTGGCTAAGAGTCATTGATATTTTCGGCATTTCTTTTTTTCGATATtttgaatattatttttaatacttgGATTTACATTGtcttttaatattattattattgtctcgTCATATAGTTTAAACAAGGCAACATAGAagaataaaagttttatatcaATAAAAGTATTGATTGATAACATCCATCGTAATAATATGCATGTACTAAtgtaaacatgtaataattCTATGTCACTGACCGTTCAGGATATTCCCACAGCCTTTGGTTTGTTAGAAAAGCTTTGCATGTGCAAAAATTTGGTTTGCAAGTTGGTTTATTTTGAATCTCTAAAATGGTTGACAAAAGAGAAATCAAGACGTTTTAGCTTTTTGCTGTCAGCCCTTCGTCGTCTTTATCTGCCAACTGCTGAATTTTGGTTGTTTGGAAATATTTCCTCAAGTGTCTTGCAACCTCTgtagtaataaaataaacattttttgtaaagtACAACCTTAAAATTAAACTACATTGAACCCAAGACTTAGTTGTAGACATTCAACCaggtttttattaaatatttatcaagAAGTTAAGATCTCACAGCAGATAATGTATGTAGGCCTAAGTCTCATAAGAGTAACAAGTTATTATGAAAATGATTATGGACTGCcctatatatatgcacatatatatatagtgcgcataatttatattatttatataatatattatatatatatttctaccaaatttataatatatattagtatataatatatattataaagaaGCAGAAGTATGAGGCCAGAGAATCGGCTTCTTAGCTTTTAGCCAGCAATTGACGTTTTTGTTTACTTTGTTTAAGAAAAAGTTACTTCCACCTTTCGACAGACAATTACAAGTTGGTCACCAACTTCAacttttttttctttctcaCTCGGTGATAATAATTTCACACAGAGTCACTCCGGACTATAAGTCAAGCTATAAAAAACCCTTGACTTATAGTCCGGAAAATATGGCATATGCTTGTAAGAAGCCGTCACAAGAGTGTCTTGAACCTATAACTTCAgaacttagaatatttttggATTCTCTATGTGTAATAGACAAGCAGTTGAGGTGTTAAAATATCATTATTCCACAGGCAGACGGCTACGAGGCATCGCTTTATTTAGTTTTGTTACAAGAAATACTCTGCTTGGGACCAAATCGCAGTTCCCAAAAAATGAGCTGATCTGGTGATCCTCCTTCATGCATATTTTACATTGAGCATGTTGTTACAGGCCAAGTCCTGGTTATTCCAAATACAAGTCGGTCATCACACGTAAGGGAACGCAACTTCCCAAAAGAACTTATTATGAACAGAGTTTGAATGTCAATCTTTGCGAGTCAGTTTTTTAGTTACTCCcagtttttttaatattcaaaATTTCTATACTAGCGGTCATAAGACAAGGTGGGACCATTATAAGCAGCATCTAACATTAACTGCTGTGAGCAGCGTTTGGCCTTGACATCCTTCAGAAGTACCAATTTTATAGGTCAGCTTTAAACTTTGCCTAGATTTAGTGGCTTTCCATTGATTTGAAACAGATTCaatgctagtagtagtagcaataCTCACGCGCAAGACCTAAAGCAATTCTCATGCATCCAGTGAAAGAAAGTGCTTCCGATGTCGCAATGACCTTCACCTATGTGCTTCTGGCACTTTACCGTACTGAGCTGGTCCTTGCAGAGAGCTGCAGAAAAGAGTCATATAAGTCAGTCTAATTTCCATTATGACGGAATTCATCCGTAAAATTCTCCCCCACTGCAACCTAAGACTGCTTCACCAATGATGAAACACTAGCCCCTGGTAGCCCAGTGCACCGTGACTGATCatatcatcaggtgtaataagtactGCGCAGTTATTTCACAATAATATTGTGAAATAATTGCGCAGTACTTATGTGAAGGCGGTGGATTTGCTCAGGTGGTAGAGCATGTTAGTCTGACAATCAAGAAGCTGGGAGTTCAAATCGTAGTGACAGTGAATCGTTTTTTCAATATTCAAATGAGGCTTGAGACAGGCAGACGAATGCAGCTTTAATAATAGCACAGATCCCAAAATCAGCTTCTTCATTTGGCACTTTCAAATTTATTCCCCACGATTAAGGTGGGCCCAATAACTGGCACTTACTTGGAGGGCGAGTAACAGGCTTAGGGCGGAGGTGAAGGTCATCTTGTGAAATCTGCCCTAACTTGATGAGAAGTGTTATCAGCTCCTCTGTAGCCAAAGCAGTCGCTTCCTAAAACAACATAATATGATCGGCATTGTCTCGTCTGCTCTTCTTTTCCCTAACAGTTTGCAGTACAGTCGATTTTTGACATAATTAGTTCAAAAAGTGATTTGTTTGAAATCCGAAACcatttttttcattataagtagtttaattaatttaatctattttattacaaaaaaaataagCTTTCAAACAGTTTACCATTTTTTTACATCAGAAAATCTATATTAAAGAGAATACCTGATATATAAAGTACCCTGAATTTCTCACTAAGACTACTAGTAGAGAAGCCTAGTCTGGTATTAGAAGAGTAGTTTGGTAGTTATATGTTATAATGgtagttatatgttatattggtgattatatgttatattggtaattatatgttatattggtgattatatgttatattggcagttatattggtaattatatgttatattggtgattatatgttatattggcagttatattggtaattatatgttatattggtgattatatataatattagtaattaCATGTTATATTGgtgattatatgttatattggtaattatatgttatattggtgattatatattatattagtaattatatgttatattggtaattatatgttaaattggtaattatatgttataatggaagttatatgttatattggtaattatgtgttatattggtaattatatgttatattttgtaattatgtgttatattggtaattatgtgttatattggtaattatatgttatattggtaattatgtgttatattggtaattatgtgttatattggtaattatatgttatattggtaattatatgttatattggtaattatgtgttatattggtaattatatgttatattggtaattatgtgttatattggtaattatatgttatattggtaattatgtgttatattggtaattatgtgttatattggtaattatatgttatattggtaattatatgttatattggtaattatgtgttatattggtaattatgtattatattggTAATTATGTGTTATATTGGTAATTGTATGTTATATTGGTAATTATGTGTTATATTggtaattatatgttatattggtgattatatataatattagtaattaCATGTTATATTGgtgattatatgttatattggtaattatatgttatattggtgattatatattatattagtaattatatgttatattggtaattatatgttaaattggtaattatatgttataatggaagttatatgttatattggtaattatgtgttatattggtaattatatgttataatggaagttatatgttatattggtAATTATGTGTTATATTGGTAATTGTATGTTATATTGGTAATTATACGTTATATTGGTAATTGTGTGTTATATTggtaattatatgttatattggtaattatgtgttatattggtaattatatgttatattggtaattatgtgttatattggtaattatgtgttatattggtaattatatgttatattggtaattatgtgttatattggtaattatgtgttatattggtaattatatgttatattggtaattatatgttatattggtAATTATGTGTTATATTGGTAATTGTATGTTATATTGGTAATTATGTGTTATATTggtaattatatgttatattggtaattatgtgttatattggtaattatatgttatatcagTAAAGATATATTATGTTGGCAATTACTAGTAGATGTTGTAGTCTGTCAACACTGGAGTCAACTATCTAAAATGGCTGGCCAGTAACTAACTACAATATACAATGTAAAGTCTGCAAGAACTTTCTTTGGTAGTTGTCCTCTACATTTCTCATCTGATCATTGTTACGCCGATTGTACCGATTGTAATAGGATTATAACTGCCAGGTAACATTGATTTCATGCAATTTTCTAATCAATTATGTTTACTATGTGCCTGATTTTAGTTGACAAACTTTTCATCTAAATTTCAAAATGGTTGCCAAAGACTTAGGCTCAAAATTGCAAATGCTGCTTTAGCCAATACAGCCATAAAAGTGGCATAGTGACTAACAAGCAATTCCTGGTTGCATAATTTAGAGGTTAATACAAAAGTTGTCATTTCAATAACACGTTCCACAAAATATCCCACATCATCAATCCAACTCTTGCTGcggaaaatttataaatgccttattacctatacaaaaacattgatcacAGATCACAGCGCAAGCAGATCTACCCAAAACTttgccacaataaatttaggataTCGGGCTATCATTttgtcaaataaaaaacaaatcagCTAGTTTTTTCTTACTCAGAAATTACAGCATAATATCGCAGCTTCCATTTTTTTTGTTTAGGAttgatgaaaaaaaaaattgtaaacaataacATGAACGTATTTTGGCTCGTGAAATTATTCAACgatttattaattatattatgatattaATTATTCAACTATTTATTTGTGCTTTACATATTTCTGAGCTTTTTTCCAGTCATACTGCAAAAATgattgtatttttcttttgcagcTGGTTTTATTAGGCtaagaaaaatattaaacatgtgTTTTGTTTGTCAGAAGCATTGATTATGTGCAGAATTTTCTGCTGACTCCAAAAATTTTAGATTCAAGCTcctcaacaaaaattttttagtttCTACCTTTAAATACCAAGTACACATCAGCAAAGAGATTTTAgcattaattttacattttttaattatttttacatttctagcatatttctAATTTTTTACATTAATTCCATCAGAACGAGCAAAAAGTATTGTAGAACAACAATTAAGGCGTGTTCTTACTGTTGAAGATGAGGCACACTTGGTAGACTTGTAGCCTGTGTCCCTGTCAGTGACTGAGGCGCATCCTTTATCATCATTAACAACAATTCGTATAGCTCTGCCAGTGACCACAGTCTATAAATGGATATAAATGGTTTAAAACAGTGTTGctgaaaaaatttattaaaccaaactttaATCTGGgttagatatattatatactagctgtgttacccagcattgcccgggtgttaaaaatcagcttataaacaatgagaggtaatgtgagttgcctgccacttgcaaatagcctggcacattgccaatggaaaatttgagtaagcttaatAATAAGAGCTATGGCTTCTAGTGACGTTGTGTCATGACTTTGCATTGTGACCCAAAgcgtagcgtatttgctcccatatagtgacatatatcgccttGCATatctatcaagcttgtgtggcttagTTAGTAAGGCAGTTGGACTGTGAACAGAAGAGTTTGAGATGAAATCTTCTGTCTTATGGATTCTTAAAGccaagattttaatatctatagctgGAAGCTGGACATATACAACTACTGATAaccaacattgaaaaatatatatatacagtgaaactcggataacccaacctcagaaaaaatacatatgtatttttctactgagcgttttaactaagatcaattttgcagtaagtcagtcagttattacaaaactgctttactattaaaaacccattatcaattttgccgattttactttaaatttatccgatttttacctcgcttttcttgctttcggagggttatcgctaagcggatgtttggtaaaatttgatttttgcaaacctttagaaaagtcgttaatgaaaatattttgccgatgttggtaataacgaggcctaagaactactaaaagtcgatgtttatccctatggcttggaataaagttatattctaaagcgatagtaccAACCGTCTctgtagccgtttggcaaaaaactgttcgagttaacagagtttcgGTGGAGTTATccaaagccatttatcattgcgtgggaacggaccaaacaaatacgttgagttaaccgtgttttcgagttatccgagggcgattttTGAgttttcgagttatccgagtttcactgtatatagaaaTAGAGGAtggaaatatggaaatgttaaaAGGGTAAGTAACAAACATAGATATATTTAGATGTGACCACCATCTGATATTCCCCTTTAAACACCAACATGCCCAAGTGTTCAGCATAGATAAATCTTAGCTTTAAATTCAATGGAGGCGCACAGCATAATTTTCTTAACTAGTTCTATGGCCAAAGATCTGCTAGTTGGCACTCAGCCAACATTCTTTGTAAATACAGTTGACACTACTGCAAGTAAATCGTCCTTTCCGAGATTGTTTATGTtgtagggattttatgttatactagCGGGAAAATACATGAAAAATCTCTAATCCGTTCTAAGATCTTTTAaaactcactcctttggcccttccaaaagaaaaaaactagacataattttttctaatttcaagactgtacagtaactgtagtaataATCGTTTGTATCGACAAATCTTCGTTTTTTTCTATACCACTTTCACTTGGTGTATGGTCTATAACTACAGTGATTTTACGTTAATTTAAGGAGACTGCatgcttttaatgtaaatttaaattgttgttttttgttagttttttagGCAGCAGGGTTCATGCTGCAcgaaaagcaataaaaaatattgtatttatctaaataaagtgaaacaaaaatttaattttactattaataatagTCATGTCTGTCTGtgatcatatacatgtataaaacatATTGAAATTGGAAAGCAAGCACTTTTTATCAAATGCCTCACACTCCTAGGCTATGTGCTGCTCACCAACCATTGATACACTATAGACAATAAATTCCCATCAGTTGGCATGTTATCACTATAGGATGCAAGTGCTTGGCATCAGGCAAGTGTTATCACTCCATGAAAACTATAAGCAGTTTAAGCTGCTTTTCACCTGCCAACACCTGTTAACTCCCACAGATTTAGAAGACATCTGATAATGACATTGTTTTTATAGTAGCTTCCGCCATCTATACATCAAGGTCCTGCAGTTCACAATCACTGGGTTTTCATGCTTCGAATGGATCCGGAGTTGACCTCTACCGACGAACTCACACCCTACTGTCTCAACCATTCGGAGTTTTACTTATAATTTTTCCAAAATGACCGATGTACCCCTCATAACAGAATTGTTACAGTAGGCTCGCGTTTGGGTCATGGTCACTTTTTAGTCCAGGAGAGTTTAGTTTTAGCTGAGGAGAGCTTTCCTGGTTATTACTGATTTGAATTCATCCACAGTGTTTCTGTGACGTCAAATAGTAGTCTCAATATGAATGTCTTCGCACAAACTTAGTGAAGCAAACTGGCTACGAATATGTTCAGGTGTACCATTTCTACGATTCAGAGTTTTTTTCACTCTGAATCCATCGGAAGCACGGAAACCCAGTAAATGGTTCTTACAACATGGCATTGTTTAAATTCCAACAATTATTAGAGCAACGGAGCTCATTgtcatttcatctcaaacacaataGCTCACTGTATGTCGACTCTTAGTATTAAAACCAATTTTGTGACCTTTCTCGatgaatattttgtaaaaaatttatgtaaagggTTAGTCCtgtcaagttaaaaaaaatCTCATCGGAAGGTATGCTTGTTGTTTTAGGTTTTTTGTCTgcaaggatgtttcaagattaatatCTACAAAACCTGATAGCGGTTAAAAggctcaaaagaaaaacattCTCAGACATCCTCAAAATTGACATCACTAGTTATGCATATCGCTTATAAGCAATaattatgtggtcccaccagtgTAGGGTCCTCGTGTGGTTACATAACATTTATAGGAAAACAATGACTGATGTAAAAAGTTTTACACGTCTacctgtttttttttaatttgacaaATTATTTCAATATCAGCAAATCAAATGTGGTTATGGAGTATTCCAAGCAGCGGGTAGAAGATAACTCCGTGTTTACAGATATGCATAGAGCTAATTTTATGCTTATTGCAGCACCCCATTAATTTGTTCTAACATGTTGTCATTTGTCATTGTTGAAAACATCCGCAAATGTCTGAACCACTGTCAATGAGATTAATAACTGACAGCTTCTgactatccatcgtttttttgacgtcatcaagtcgtttgcacacgcgctcgttcacgaaaaagcagccatttttgtagaaaacgatcgtttttctttgatttattagtacttttaggtgttgttttgaaactataataaaaaattgcaaacaaaatcatcgttttcaaattatcattgcaaaagatTTGTGTTTCTAACGAAAAGattgtctacaaagatggccgacaacgataaaatgacgttacgaaaaaaacgaaggatagctATGGTTAAATGTATAGGACGATTACTATGGTTACCCTGGTTGTCATACATAAATACTATGGCTACAATAGTTAGTACACGTAGTTACAATGGTTGCTATGGTTGTCATGGTAGCATACATTTAATATATGTTATGCTGACGAATTTGCAAACCTCCTAAATAACTAACGTACTAAAGCATCTCACATCTTTAACGTTTTTTGGTCCATTGAGTCCTCTAATGAAACCTGCAAGGCTGCTCATAACACTCGTGACGACAGCAGCTACCGCTAGCGCTGTAGCGACTTGTCGCTTATCTTCATGCTTCTCCTCTTCGATCACCTTTCCACAACAGGCCAGCGCTAGAAACAAGAGAGAGTTGATCAACAACCAGTTATGAGCAGAGCATAAGTGCATTCCATCAACCCTACTTATCGGTTCAAACAGAATCCAGACCAACACATCGctttaaaggctggttcacgctTGGTCGCAGTTTGACGAGGTGTTGCTCTGAATGATTATTCATCGAGTGCGTACGCCGTAGGCTGGTGGCATCATCGAGGCAACAGGTATGTGGTAAGGCTTGTAtggtataatttaaaaaacatttctggttgtaatgaaattatttccacgaaagtaatatatatatatacacacgtatatatatttacatatatacacatacatacacatatatatacatacatgtatatacacataactatatatatatttatatttaaatatattttttttacatatatatatttatatgtacatataaatatatatatataatataaaaatgtgtaatatatataatatattaaatattttttattttatatatttttatttcttttttacatatatatatatgtctatatatacatacatatatatataaat
Above is a genomic segment from Watersipora subatra chromosome 6, tzWatSuba1.1, whole genome shotgun sequence containing:
- the LOC137398888 gene encoding uncharacterized protein, yielding MKFQISQVAMLAVCALACCGKVIEEEKHEDKRQVATALAVAAVVTSVMSSLAGFIRGLNGPKNVKDTVVTGRAIRIVVNDDKGCASVTDRDTGYKSTKCASSSTEATALATEELITLLIKLGQISQDDLHLRPKPVTRPPTLCKDQLSTVKCQKHIGEGHCDIGSTFFHWMHENCFRSCAGCKTLEEIFPNNQNSAVGR